The following are from one region of the Advenella mimigardefordensis DPN7 genome:
- a CDS encoding ABC transporter substrate-binding protein: protein MLIRKTVLAAASCMALNAWAADAPEVKVGVLTDMSGTYASMGGAGSVAAAQLAIDECLKGPCKGMKIELVSADNQNKADVGAAKAREWFDRQGVTAIADLTNSAVALAVQNVAKEKNRIALFSGPATTALTNKSCSPVGFHWMFDTYSQSVGGAKATVQAGGKSWFFLTVDYAFGHSLEADTAKMVKKLGGTVVGQVRHPLNNSDYASFLLQAQSSGAQVVALANGGQDTVNAVKQAKEFGVSGGSQRLVALLIFLSDLRALGNDNAQGLTYVDGFYWDFDDGTRQWSDRFAKAYKGLKPTMTQAGVYSSVLHYLKAVAAAGTTDGDKVAEQMRKLPIEDPIMHNASIRADGRVIHDMYLYEVKKPDEKKGEWDYSKLIATIPAADAFSPLSESTCPLVKN from the coding sequence ATGTTGATCAGGAAAACAGTACTGGCAGCAGCGTCATGCATGGCGCTGAATGCCTGGGCCGCCGATGCGCCCGAAGTAAAAGTGGGTGTACTGACCGATATGTCGGGCACCTACGCCTCCATGGGCGGCGCCGGTTCGGTGGCAGCGGCGCAGCTCGCCATCGATGAATGTCTTAAGGGCCCGTGCAAGGGCATGAAAATTGAGCTGGTGTCTGCCGACAACCAGAACAAGGCCGACGTAGGCGCCGCAAAAGCCCGGGAATGGTTCGATCGCCAGGGCGTGACGGCGATTGCCGATCTGACCAATTCAGCAGTGGCACTGGCGGTGCAGAATGTGGCCAAAGAAAAAAATCGCATCGCACTGTTTTCGGGACCAGCTACTACCGCCCTTACCAATAAGTCCTGCTCGCCGGTGGGCTTTCACTGGATGTTCGATACCTATTCCCAATCGGTGGGCGGCGCCAAGGCCACCGTTCAGGCTGGCGGCAAATCCTGGTTCTTCCTGACCGTGGATTACGCCTTTGGCCATTCACTTGAAGCCGATACCGCAAAAATGGTCAAGAAGCTGGGCGGCACGGTGGTAGGCCAGGTACGCCATCCATTGAACAACAGCGACTATGCCTCATTCCTGCTGCAGGCGCAAAGCAGCGGCGCGCAGGTGGTCGCATTGGCCAACGGTGGCCAGGATACGGTCAACGCCGTGAAACAGGCCAAGGAGTTTGGCGTCAGTGGCGGCAGCCAGCGTCTGGTGGCGCTGCTGATCTTCCTGTCGGACTTGCGTGCGCTGGGCAACGACAACGCCCAGGGCCTGACCTACGTGGACGGTTTCTATTGGGACTTTGACGATGGCACCCGCCAGTGGTCAGACCGCTTTGCCAAAGCCTACAAGGGCCTCAAACCCACCATGACGCAGGCCGGCGTGTACTCCAGCGTACTGCATTACCTTAAAGCCGTAGCGGCGGCCGGCACCACCGACGGCGACAAAGTGGCCGAACAAATGCGCAAGCTGCCGATTGAAGATCCGATTATGCATAACGCCTCTATTCGCGCCGATGGACGCGTCATTCACGATATGTACCTGTATGAAGTCAAAAAGCCGGATGAAAAGAAAGGCGAATGGGATTATTCGAAACTGATCGCCACCATTCCGGCTGCTGACGCGTTTAGCCCCCTGTCCGAATCTACCTGCCCTCTTGTAAAAAACTAA
- a CDS encoding CoA-acylating methylmalonate-semialdehyde dehydrogenase, with protein MSAIPNVPLLINGKKVQSSAKEWLDVLNPANQEVVARVPLAPISEVDEAVASAKAAFQTWRNTSQGNRMRVMLKLQQLVRDNAGKLAELITLEHGKTLPDAEGEVGRGLEVIEHACAIVSLQLGEYAENAGTGIDVYTLIQPLGVCAGITAFNFPVMLPCFMFPIAVACGNTFVLKPSEQDPSASLYLAELAHEAGLPPGVLNVVHGGPDVANRLCEHPDIKAVSFIGSTHVGTQIYQRASNAGKRCQAMMGAKNHCVILPDADKDVALNQLVGAAFGAAGQRCMATSVAVMVGQAKDWIDEFVEKSKGLKVNAGSDRQADLGPLVSPRAKQRVAQLIQSGVDEKASLLLDGRDVVVADYKDGNFIGPTIFSDVKEDMAIYREEIFGPVLCIVCVDTLEEAVEFVNRNPNGNGVAVFTQSGGNARYFQNNIDVGQIGINIPIPVPVAWFSFTGSRGSKLGDLGPNGKQAVMFWTQTKSITARWASHDTGVNTTIAQK; from the coding sequence ATGAGTGCCATACCTAATGTTCCGCTGTTGATCAACGGAAAAAAAGTCCAGTCTTCTGCCAAAGAGTGGCTGGATGTCCTTAACCCGGCCAATCAGGAAGTGGTCGCCCGCGTACCGCTGGCGCCCATCTCGGAAGTGGACGAGGCCGTCGCCAGTGCCAAGGCGGCCTTTCAGACCTGGCGCAACACCAGCCAGGGCAACCGCATGCGTGTCATGCTCAAACTGCAGCAACTGGTGCGCGACAACGCAGGAAAACTGGCCGAGCTGATTACGCTGGAACATGGCAAAACGCTGCCGGATGCTGAAGGCGAAGTGGGCCGTGGTCTGGAAGTGATTGAACATGCCTGCGCCATCGTCAGCCTGCAACTGGGAGAATATGCCGAAAACGCCGGCACCGGTATCGACGTCTATACCTTGATTCAGCCACTGGGCGTGTGCGCCGGGATTACGGCGTTCAACTTCCCGGTCATGCTGCCCTGCTTCATGTTCCCGATTGCCGTGGCTTGCGGCAACACATTCGTGCTTAAACCGTCAGAGCAGGATCCCAGCGCGTCGCTGTATCTGGCCGAACTTGCGCACGAAGCGGGTCTGCCACCCGGCGTGCTGAATGTCGTGCATGGTGGTCCCGACGTCGCCAACCGCCTGTGCGAACATCCGGATATCAAAGCAGTGTCGTTTATCGGCTCCACACATGTGGGCACACAGATTTATCAACGCGCATCCAATGCGGGCAAACGCTGTCAGGCCATGATGGGCGCCAAGAACCATTGCGTCATCCTGCCCGATGCCGATAAGGACGTTGCCCTTAATCAACTGGTTGGCGCCGCTTTCGGTGCTGCAGGTCAGCGCTGCATGGCTACGTCGGTGGCTGTCATGGTGGGTCAGGCCAAAGACTGGATTGACGAATTCGTAGAAAAATCCAAAGGGCTTAAAGTGAATGCCGGCAGTGATCGCCAGGCCGATCTGGGGCCACTGGTCTCCCCCCGCGCCAAGCAGCGCGTTGCGCAACTGATCCAGAGTGGTGTAGACGAAAAAGCCAGCCTGCTGCTGGATGGCCGGGATGTCGTGGTCGCCGACTACAAGGACGGCAACTTTATCGGTCCGACCATTTTTTCCGATGTGAAAGAGGATATGGCGATTTATCGCGAAGAAATTTTCGGCCCGGTGCTGTGCATTGTGTGCGTCGATACACTGGAAGAAGCGGTGGAGTTTGTCAATCGCAATCCGAATGGCAATGGCGTGGCCGTTTTCACACAAAGCGGTGGCAATGCGCGTTATTTCCAGAACAATATCGATGTGGGCCAGATCGGCATCAATATCCCGATTCCGGTTCCGGTCGCATGGTTCAGCTTCACCGGCTCGCGCGGCTCCAAACTGGGTGACCTGGGACCTAACGGTAAACAGGCCGTGATGTTCTGGACCCAGACCAAATCGATTACCGCGCGCTGGGCGTCGCACGATACGGGCGTTAACACCACGATCGCGCAAAAATAA
- a CDS encoding glycosyltransferase, with translation MTKNIDLIYFNAGGGHRASARALEAVLKNTHPHWNVRLVNLFEVLDSRQVYKRVTGVAPEEFYNKQLAKGWTMAMTPELRILQAFIRLTHQVMVKRLQEHWIETEPDMVVSLVPNFNRAMYESLVSSLPGVPYVTILTDLADNAPHFWIEPNQQQHFICGTDKAQEQARAAGHPDSHIHTSSGMLLHPDFYKKPEIDRREQLIANGFDPDKPVGLVMFGGHGSKTMVKIAKQLSDVQMIYICGHNAALAKKIGKMQTRAHKLVEGFTTQMPVFMEMADFFIGKPGPGSISEAIRKDMPVIIVSNKWTMIQERYNGDWVTENGLGIVLPSFAKVNQAVHHLLDNLDSYRERVKAQDNQAVFEVPNILEGILTQSEITEQSALPSTSIAN, from the coding sequence ATGACTAAAAATATTGACTTGATCTATTTCAATGCGGGTGGTGGTCATCGGGCATCCGCCCGCGCCCTTGAGGCCGTGCTTAAAAACACCCATCCTCACTGGAACGTCAGGCTCGTTAACCTGTTTGAAGTACTCGACTCGCGGCAGGTGTATAAACGGGTGACCGGCGTTGCTCCCGAAGAGTTTTATAACAAGCAACTGGCCAAAGGCTGGACTATGGCCATGACGCCGGAACTGCGCATCCTGCAGGCATTTATCCGGCTAACCCATCAGGTGATGGTAAAACGGCTGCAGGAACACTGGATTGAAACCGAGCCCGACATGGTGGTGTCGCTGGTTCCCAATTTCAACCGGGCCATGTACGAAAGCCTGGTTTCATCGCTGCCAGGCGTCCCCTATGTCACTATTCTGACCGATCTGGCCGACAATGCACCTCATTTCTGGATCGAGCCAAACCAGCAGCAGCATTTCATTTGTGGTACCGACAAGGCGCAGGAACAGGCACGGGCTGCCGGCCATCCCGATTCCCATATTCATACCAGCTCAGGTATGCTGCTGCACCCCGATTTTTACAAAAAGCCCGAGATTGATCGCCGAGAGCAATTGATCGCTAACGGTTTTGATCCGGACAAACCGGTAGGATTGGTGATGTTCGGCGGCCATGGCTCAAAAACCATGGTCAAGATCGCCAAACAGCTCTCGGATGTGCAGATGATCTATATTTGTGGTCACAATGCAGCGCTGGCCAAGAAAATCGGCAAGATGCAAACCCGTGCACATAAGCTGGTAGAAGGGTTTACCACACAAATGCCGGTGTTCATGGAAATGGCCGATTTCTTTATCGGCAAGCCCGGTCCCGGCAGTATCAGTGAGGCCATCCGCAAGGATATGCCGGTCATTATCGTCAGCAACAAATGGACCATGATTCAGGAGCGCTATAACGGCGACTGGGTCACCGAGAACGGCCTGGGCATTGTGCTGCCCAGCTTTGCCAAAGTGAATCAGGCCGTGCACCACTTGCTGGACAATCTTGATAGCTATCGGGAACGGGTCAAAGCGCAGGACAACCAGGCCGTTTTCGAGGTGCCGAACATTCTTGAGGGTATTCTGACACAAAGCGAGATCACCGAGCAGTCGGCCCTGCCTTCAACCAGCATCGCCAACTGA
- a CDS encoding aldolase/citrate lyase family protein yields MKQQIPNTFRQKLLARETVIGTWLSTASPMLAEVAGVCGYDWLLLDGEHAPNDIPTLTAQLQAINSSSSAAIGRPPVNDQTLIKQYLDIGFYNLLIPFIESGEEAEYAVAATRYPPAGVRGVAGMTRASSYGTEADYFKQVNDHIGVILQIESRAGVEAVEDIVAVDGVDAIFIGPSDLSAAYGYLGQPQHPEVQEAIAHVHKVVAAAGKATGILAVVPDEAAVYIRQGFSFVGVGVDLSVYKNALISLRGRF; encoded by the coding sequence ATGAAACAACAGATACCCAATACCTTTCGCCAGAAATTGCTGGCGCGTGAAACCGTCATTGGTACGTGGCTAAGCACCGCGAGTCCCATGCTTGCCGAAGTGGCAGGCGTGTGTGGCTACGACTGGTTATTGCTCGATGGCGAGCACGCGCCTAACGACATTCCTACGCTCACGGCTCAGTTGCAGGCCATCAACTCCAGCAGCAGCGCGGCTATCGGCCGGCCGCCGGTCAATGATCAGACCCTGATCAAACAGTATCTGGATATTGGCTTTTACAATTTGCTGATTCCGTTCATTGAGTCTGGTGAAGAGGCTGAGTATGCGGTGGCGGCGACACGTTATCCGCCGGCAGGGGTACGTGGCGTTGCCGGTATGACCCGGGCCAGCAGCTACGGGACCGAAGCCGATTACTTCAAACAGGTTAATGACCATATCGGCGTGATTCTGCAAATTGAAAGCCGTGCGGGCGTAGAGGCAGTTGAAGACATTGTTGCCGTGGATGGGGTGGACGCCATTTTCATCGGCCCGTCCGATTTGTCTGCTGCCTATGGCTATCTCGGACAACCGCAGCATCCCGAAGTACAAGAGGCCATTGCCCATGTTCATAAAGTGGTTGCGGCAGCCGGCAAAGCGACCGGTATTCTTGCCGTGGTACCCGACGAGGCAGCCGTTTATATCAGGCAGGGATTCAGTTTCGTCGGTGTTGGCGTGGATCTTTCTGTATACAAAAATGCCTTGATCAGCTTGCGCGGCCGGTTTTAA
- a CDS encoding NAD-dependent succinate-semialdehyde dehydrogenase, producing the protein MKLKNTSLLKDKCYINGKWIGSKEVIEVTNPATGKRVGTVPRLGKKETADAIKGANKAWPAWKGLTAKERAAILRKWFTLINDNADDLALIMTSEQGKPLAEAKGEVAYAASFVEWFAEEAKRVYGDTIPAPQTSQRIVVTKEPIGVCAAITPWNFPAAMITRKVAPALAAGCTVVIKPASQTPLTALALIELAEQAGFPPGVMSLVTGNSSEIGKELCSNPLVRKVSFTGSTEVGRILMEQSASTIKKVSMELGGNAPFIVFDDADIDAAVQGAIISKYRNAGQTCVCANRIYVQKGVYKEFVKKLVAAVEALVVGDGTDKKVQVGPLIDEKAVEKVESHISDALDHKAKVLTGGKRSKLGGLFFEPTVIADATQEMAFAREETFGPLAPVFKFDTDEEVVRMANDTEFGLAAYFYARDLGRVWRVAEQLEYGIVGINTGLISTEVAPFGGVKQSGLGREGSHYGIDDYLVIKYMLMGGI; encoded by the coding sequence ATGAAGCTTAAAAATACCAGTCTGCTTAAAGACAAATGTTATATCAATGGTAAATGGATCGGTAGCAAGGAGGTCATCGAGGTGACCAATCCGGCAACCGGCAAGCGCGTCGGCACTGTGCCCAGGCTGGGTAAAAAGGAAACCGCCGATGCCATTAAGGGAGCCAATAAGGCCTGGCCGGCATGGAAAGGGCTGACTGCCAAAGAACGCGCGGCCATCCTGCGCAAATGGTTTACGCTGATCAATGACAATGCAGATGACCTGGCTCTCATTATGACTTCCGAGCAGGGCAAACCGCTGGCCGAAGCCAAAGGTGAAGTTGCTTACGCCGCCTCATTTGTTGAATGGTTTGCCGAAGAAGCCAAGCGCGTCTATGGCGATACGATTCCTGCGCCACAGACCTCTCAGCGTATTGTGGTGACCAAGGAACCGATAGGGGTATGCGCCGCCATTACTCCGTGGAATTTCCCGGCTGCGATGATTACCCGTAAGGTAGCACCTGCACTGGCTGCGGGTTGCACCGTTGTGATCAAGCCGGCATCGCAAACTCCGCTAACCGCGCTCGCGCTGATTGAACTGGCCGAACAGGCAGGATTCCCGCCAGGGGTTATGTCACTGGTTACGGGTAATTCATCTGAAATCGGCAAGGAACTGTGCAGCAATCCGCTGGTGCGCAAGGTCAGTTTCACCGGTTCTACCGAAGTGGGGCGTATCCTGATGGAGCAGTCGGCCAGCACCATCAAAAAGGTGTCCATGGAGTTGGGCGGCAATGCGCCATTCATCGTTTTTGACGATGCCGATATCGATGCGGCAGTGCAGGGCGCCATTATTTCCAAATACCGGAATGCAGGTCAGACCTGCGTATGCGCCAACCGTATTTATGTACAGAAAGGCGTGTATAAGGAATTTGTGAAGAAACTGGTCGCTGCCGTTGAAGCGCTCGTGGTAGGCGATGGCACCGATAAAAAGGTACAGGTGGGTCCGCTGATCGATGAGAAAGCGGTGGAAAAAGTGGAAAGTCACATCAGCGACGCCCTGGATCACAAGGCAAAGGTATTGACGGGCGGCAAACGCAGTAAGCTGGGCGGGCTGTTTTTTGAGCCGACAGTTATTGCTGATGCAACTCAGGAGATGGCGTTCGCCCGTGAAGAAACCTTCGGTCCGCTGGCGCCGGTCTTCAAATTCGATACAGATGAAGAAGTTGTCCGGATGGCAAATGACACCGAGTTCGGTCTGGCTGCCTATTTTTACGCGCGCGACCTGGGACGGGTCTGGCGGGTTGCCGAGCAACTGGAATACGGCATTGTCGGCATCAATACCGGTCTGATTTCGACTGAAGTAGCGCCATTTGGCGGTGTGAAACAATCCGGCCTGGGTCGCGAAGGTTCGCATTATGGCATCGACGATTATCTGGTCATCAAGTATATGCTGATGGGCGGTATCTGA
- a CDS encoding CidA/LrgA family protein, with protein MLISLLVIAACYFVGEAVSHVLPLPLPGPIVGLFLLLLVFKLRPALLSLMARHIPTLLSHLALLFLPATVGSMVSYKLLDGYWPAVITAVIVSTALSLLAGVLVFRYADKQH; from the coding sequence ATGCTTATCTCCCTGCTTGTGATTGCAGCCTGCTATTTTGTCGGTGAAGCCGTCAGCCATGTGTTGCCCCTGCCACTGCCCGGCCCTATCGTTGGATTGTTCCTGCTGTTGCTGGTATTCAAGTTGCGGCCTGCGCTGCTTTCGCTGATGGCCCGTCATATACCTACGCTGCTGTCGCATCTGGCGCTGCTGTTTTTACCCGCTACCGTGGGCAGCATGGTGAGCTACAAACTGCTGGATGGTTACTGGCCTGCCGTTATCACAGCTGTGATTGTGAGTACGGCTCTTTCGCTGCTGGCAGGTGTGCTTGTCTTCCGCTATGCAGACAAACAGCATTGA
- a CDS encoding LrgB family protein — protein sequence MFAILTGLLLTILAYCLASWLFARSGYFPLLNPVLVATTLIIVILQLLHIDYSRYLQGAHYLSLLLGPATVALAVPITMHSRTIRKKLRPILLALVVSSLVAVVSSVGVAWLMGADRNILIGLSVKAATMPIALELARSLDGVIPLTAAFVFFTGILGATIGPFIFKWMNIQRDDVRGLAMGVTSHVIGTAAEFKHSQEAGSYASLGMSLNGIFTAIVIPVLYFLFF from the coding sequence ATGTTTGCCATTTTGACGGGTTTGCTGCTGACCATCCTGGCTTATTGCCTGGCTTCCTGGCTGTTTGCTCGCAGCGGTTACTTCCCCTTGCTCAATCCCGTGCTGGTTGCCACCACACTGATCATTGTGATTCTGCAGCTTCTGCATATCGATTACAGCCGCTATCTGCAAGGCGCTCATTATCTTTCACTGTTGCTGGGGCCGGCCACGGTTGCGCTGGCCGTACCGATCACCATGCACAGCAGGACCATCAGGAAAAAACTGCGTCCCATTCTGCTGGCGCTGGTCGTCTCCTCGCTGGTCGCCGTCGTTTCATCCGTCGGGGTCGCCTGGCTGATGGGGGCCGATCGTAATATTCTGATCGGCCTGTCAGTCAAAGCCGCCACCATGCCTATTGCACTGGAACTGGCGCGTTCGCTTGACGGGGTCATCCCGCTCACGGCCGCGTTCGTCTTTTTTACCGGCATTCTGGGGGCCACCATCGGCCCGTTCATTTTCAAGTGGATGAACATACAGCGTGACGACGTGCGTGGTCTCGCTATGGGTGTGACCTCTCACGTGATCGGCACGGCTGCCGAATTCAAGCACAGCCAGGAAGCCGGTTCATACGCCAGCCTGGGCATGAGCCTGAACGGTATTTTTACCGCCATCGTGATACCGGTACTGTATTTTCTGTTCTTTTGA
- a CDS encoding sulfite exporter TauE/SafE family protein, with product MDSIYLYVLLGAMVAGFVQGLSGFGFSLVSMALWAWVLDPRLAVVLAVFGGLTGQVVAAISLRRGFDWRLLLPYVLGGVVGIPLGVMLLPMLDVNLFKAALGCLLIVWCPIMIFAKRLPKVTCGGSMANTVVGLAGGVMGGLGGFSGVLPTLWCTLRYSSRDTQRTIIQNFNLSMLSLTMVSYLLSGMVTRPMLPMFLLVLPAILIPSFIGTRVYAGFSPQRFRLVVLVLLTMAGLALLGASVPHLIAL from the coding sequence ATGGACTCGATTTATCTTTACGTGCTGCTGGGTGCGATGGTAGCCGGGTTTGTGCAGGGCCTGTCGGGGTTTGGGTTCAGTCTGGTTTCCATGGCCTTGTGGGCCTGGGTATTGGATCCTCGTCTGGCTGTCGTGCTGGCGGTGTTTGGCGGTTTAACGGGACAGGTTGTGGCTGCTATTTCCCTGCGACGTGGATTCGACTGGCGCCTGCTGTTGCCGTATGTGCTGGGTGGCGTGGTCGGGATTCCACTGGGCGTGATGTTGCTGCCCATGCTGGATGTGAACCTGTTCAAGGCGGCGTTGGGATGCCTGTTGATTGTCTGGTGCCCGATAATGATTTTTGCCAAACGCCTGCCGAAAGTCACCTGTGGCGGTAGTATGGCCAATACCGTTGTGGGTTTGGCTGGTGGTGTGATGGGTGGGTTGGGCGGTTTTTCCGGAGTATTGCCGACGCTGTGGTGTACCTTGCGCTATTCCAGTCGTGATACGCAGCGAACGATTATCCAGAACTTCAATCTCTCCATGCTGTCCCTCACAATGGTGTCTTATCTTCTCTCGGGGATGGTAACGCGGCCGATGCTGCCCATGTTTCTGTTGGTGTTGCCGGCGATTCTGATTCCATCCTTTATTGGTACCCGGGTATACGCCGGATTCAGCCCCCAGCGGTTCCGTCTGGTGGTGCTCGTGCTGCTGACCATGGCGGGACTGGCCTTGCTGGGCGCGTCCGTGCCCCATTTGATTGCGCTTTGA
- the dtd gene encoding D-aminoacyl-tRNA deacylase: MKVLVQRVRQASVSVEGREVSAIGAGLLLLVGIAQDDTEQDMQYLLRKTLALRIFNDENGVMNRSVQDVGAQILAVSQFTLMADTRKGNRPSYIAAARPELAKPYFDRFVQALSAGLGQPVPTGVFGADMQVSLINDGPVTISLDSRDR; this comes from the coding sequence ATGAAGGTACTGGTTCAGCGCGTGCGTCAGGCAAGCGTAAGTGTGGAAGGCAGGGAGGTTTCCGCGATCGGCGCCGGGCTGTTGCTGCTGGTTGGCATTGCCCAGGATGATACGGAACAGGATATGCAGTATCTGCTGCGTAAAACACTGGCCTTACGTATTTTCAATGATGAGAATGGCGTGATGAACCGCTCGGTGCAGGATGTGGGCGCGCAGATTCTGGCTGTCAGTCAGTTTACTTTGATGGCCGATACGCGCAAGGGCAATCGACCGTCCTATATTGCGGCGGCCCGTCCCGAGCTGGCAAAACCGTATTTTGACCGTTTCGTGCAGGCGTTGTCAGCGGGTCTTGGCCAGCCTGTGCCCACGGGTGTATTTGGTGCTGATATGCAGGTGTCACTGATCAATGACGGACCGGTCACGATTTCACTGGATAGTCGTGATCGCTAA
- a CDS encoding cupin domain-containing protein, with protein MANTHEPTPADSAGKPAQRVVVSHLKDATFDRGLREFFEYRDLGVAQATAGAYSVHVIRALDGHESSGVPHLHQLDFQFVYVLQGWVEFEYEQTGVVRLERGDSVYQPPGVRHREIRHSADLEMLEVVAPASFHTATLEKI; from the coding sequence ATGGCGAATACGCACGAACCAACACCAGCCGATTCTGCCGGCAAGCCCGCGCAGCGCGTCGTTGTTTCACATCTGAAAGATGCGACCTTTGACCGTGGTTTGCGTGAGTTCTTTGAGTACCGCGATCTGGGCGTGGCTCAGGCAACCGCCGGCGCCTATTCGGTGCACGTGATTCGCGCGCTGGATGGGCATGAATCATCGGGCGTGCCACATTTGCATCAACTGGATTTTCAGTTTGTCTATGTGCTGCAGGGCTGGGTTGAATTCGAGTATGAACAAACCGGGGTGGTGCGTCTGGAGCGCGGCGATTCGGTCTACCAGCCCCCGGGCGTACGGCATCGCGAGATCCGCCATAGCGCTGATCTGGAAATGCTGGAAGTGGTGGCGCCCGCAAGCTTTCATACGGCCACGCTGGAGAAAATCTGA
- a CDS encoding 2-hydroxyacid dehydrogenase, whose translation MTPVVLASESSAAAQKWLNVIQQHFPDLDAHIFDPNAAAAASEVRAAIVWKPPAALFARYPDLDLVFNMGAGVDAILRQPGIADTTRIIRLEDAGLANPMTEYVIHYLSGITRNFGVYEQHREKRLWQGAEQTPVQHSTIGVMGLGVIGARIAQALSALDYPVQGWARSPKALPGIRSFHGEDQFASFLASSQFLINVLPLTDQTRNILNRDSLGQLPKGAVLMNIGRGEHLVEEDLLALLDSGHLSQAVLDVAREEPLPHDHPFWTHPAITLTPHISGPTNHFLAIRQIRDKLQDALQGKPVSGEVFRDMGY comes from the coding sequence ATGACCCCCGTTGTACTCGCGTCGGAAAGCAGTGCCGCTGCCCAAAAATGGCTGAACGTCATTCAGCAGCATTTCCCGGATCTGGACGCCCATATCTTTGACCCAAACGCGGCCGCCGCCGCTTCTGAAGTGCGCGCTGCAATCGTTTGGAAACCGCCGGCAGCGCTGTTTGCGCGATATCCGGACCTGGATCTGGTCTTTAATATGGGGGCAGGGGTTGATGCGATTTTGCGTCAGCCGGGCATTGCAGATACGACCCGCATTATTCGTCTGGAGGATGCAGGGCTGGCTAATCCGATGACCGAATACGTGATCCATTATCTGTCAGGCATCACGCGCAATTTTGGGGTCTACGAACAGCATCGGGAAAAGCGTCTGTGGCAGGGAGCCGAGCAGACCCCGGTACAACATTCCACGATTGGTGTGATGGGGCTGGGCGTGATCGGCGCGCGCATTGCGCAGGCGTTAAGCGCACTTGATTATCCCGTACAGGGCTGGGCACGCAGTCCAAAGGCCTTGCCGGGCATCAGGAGTTTTCATGGCGAAGATCAGTTTGCGTCTTTTCTGGCGTCCAGCCAGTTTCTAATCAATGTACTGCCTTTGACCGACCAGACGCGCAATATCCTTAATCGCGACAGTCTGGGGCAATTGCCAAAAGGTGCCGTGCTGATGAACATCGGACGGGGCGAGCATTTGGTGGAGGAAGATCTGCTTGCCTTACTGGATTCAGGGCATTTGTCGCAGGCGGTGCTGGACGTGGCGCGGGAAGAACCATTGCCTCACGATCATCCGTTCTGGACGCATCCGGCCATCACCCTCACACCACATATTTCCGGCCCCACCAATCATTTTCTGGCGATCCGGCAGATCCGGGACAAGCTGCAGGATGCCCTGCAGGGCAAGCCGGTCAGTGGCGAGGTCTTCCGCGACATGGGATACTGA